The following coding sequences are from one Caloranaerobacter sp. TR13 window:
- a CDS encoding YlbF family regulator, translating to MNVYDAAHNLARAIKNSDEYKEYLRKQEKVFANEKTREMVIDFRKKTMEVQMEQMTGKEVSQEKLEQLKKIEEIIMSNPVIREFFMAEMRFGQMMSDIYKILGESINIDLGIEDNIR from the coding sequence ATGAATGTTTATGATGCAGCGCATAATTTAGCTAGAGCAATTAAGAATTCAGATGAGTATAAAGAATATTTAAGAAAACAAGAAAAGGTTTTTGCAAACGAAAAAACAAGAGAAATGGTTATTGATTTTAGAAAAAAAACTATGGAAGTTCAAATGGAGCAGATGACAGGTAAAGAAGTATCTCAAGAAAAATTAGAACAACTTAAAAAGATAGAAGAGATAATTATGAGTAATCCTGTAATACGTGAATTTTTTATGGCAGAAATGAGATTTGGGCAAATGATGAGTGATATTTATAAAATTTTAGGAGAATCTATAAATATAGATTTGGGAATTGAAGATAACATAAGATAA
- the alaS gene encoding alanine--tRNA ligase, whose product MRKLGLHEIRNEFLDFFKEKEHLIVPSYSLIPKNDKSLLLINAGMAPLKPYFLGKEQPPRKRMSTCQKCVRTGDIENVGKTDRHATFFEMLGNFSFGDYFKEESIKWAWEFITERLQIPREKLWVSIYYKDDEAFEIWNKIIGIDSNRIVRLGKEDNFWELEVGPCGPCSEIYVDRGEKYGCGKDDCKPGCDCDRYVEVWNLVFSQFDKDENGNYNNLPNPNIDTGMGLERITAVIQEANNIFEIEPIKSILNEVEKISGVVYGKDYKSDTSIRVITDHIRAITFLVGDGVLPSNEGRGYVLRRLIRRAARHGKLLGINGKFLSKLSSVVIGNWKEIYPELKEKQTQIKNVIDIEEDKFNETIDQGINILRGYIEKIKDNGETRLDGESAFKLYDTYGFPLDLTKEILEEEGLTVDELGFNREMDKQRERARKARAEKDSQAWDIDIEGFYINREKTIFKGYNNIRLETEVLSIIKDNKEIKKLEKGQEGILILKETPFYPESGGQVGDKGKLLNNNFKCEVFDTKKGSKGVILHKVIVIDGEVFEGDKVEAIVDEKERLDAARNHSATHLLHRALKDIVGEHVNQAGSLVHPDRLRFDFTHFEGLNKNTLVEIEKLVNEKILQSLNVETFEVSLDEAVKMGAVALFDEKYGEKVRVVKMGDYSLELCGGTHVNNTSQIGMFKIVSESGVASGIRRIEAITGMKVFEYLNDMEKKMNSLIEVLKTNKKEVIEKAKDLIEENKLLEKEINNLKSKIASSKVDDIINEKIEVNGISLIVKRIDDMGMNELRQLGDRIKDKMNSVLVILGSVKDGKISFVAMATKDLVSKGIHAGNIIREVAKETGGGGGGRPDMAQAGGKDVSKIDIALSKVVDIVKEQL is encoded by the coding sequence ATGAGAAAGTTAGGTTTGCATGAAATACGTAATGAGTTTTTAGATTTTTTCAAAGAAAAAGAACATCTTATAGTACCAAGTTATTCATTAATTCCTAAAAATGATAAAAGTTTACTATTAATAAACGCTGGAATGGCACCTTTAAAACCATATTTTCTAGGTAAGGAACAACCACCAAGAAAAAGAATGTCAACTTGTCAAAAGTGTGTTAGAACTGGAGATATAGAAAATGTAGGTAAAACGGATAGACATGCAACTTTCTTTGAGATGTTAGGAAACTTTTCTTTTGGAGATTATTTTAAAGAAGAATCAATTAAATGGGCGTGGGAATTTATAACTGAGAGGTTACAGATACCTAGAGAAAAATTATGGGTATCAATTTACTATAAAGATGATGAGGCTTTTGAAATATGGAATAAGATTATAGGGATTGATAGCAATAGGATTGTTAGATTAGGCAAAGAAGATAATTTCTGGGAATTAGAAGTTGGACCTTGTGGCCCTTGCTCTGAAATTTATGTAGATAGAGGAGAAAAGTATGGTTGTGGTAAAGATGATTGTAAACCTGGTTGTGACTGTGATAGATATGTAGAAGTTTGGAATTTAGTATTTTCACAATTTGATAAAGATGAGAATGGTAATTATAACAATTTACCTAACCCTAATATAGATACTGGAATGGGTCTTGAAAGAATAACAGCAGTAATTCAAGAAGCAAATAATATTTTTGAAATAGAACCAATAAAAAGTATATTGAATGAAGTAGAAAAAATAAGTGGTGTAGTTTATGGAAAGGATTATAAAAGTGATACATCAATAAGGGTAATTACTGATCATATAAGGGCAATAACTTTCTTGGTAGGAGATGGTGTATTACCAAGTAATGAAGGAAGAGGGTATGTATTAAGAAGATTAATTAGAAGAGCTGCTCGTCATGGAAAATTATTAGGGATAAATGGAAAATTTTTGAGTAAATTATCTAGTGTTGTTATCGGAAACTGGAAAGAGATTTATCCTGAATTGAAAGAAAAACAGACTCAAATTAAGAATGTAATTGATATAGAAGAAGATAAGTTTAATGAAACAATTGATCAAGGTATTAATATTTTAAGAGGATATATAGAAAAGATTAAAGATAATGGAGAAACTAGATTAGATGGTGAAAGTGCATTTAAATTATATGACACCTATGGTTTTCCATTAGATTTAACTAAGGAAATATTGGAAGAAGAAGGCTTAACAGTAGATGAATTAGGATTTAACAGAGAAATGGATAAACAACGTGAAAGAGCTAGAAAAGCAAGAGCTGAGAAAGATAGTCAAGCTTGGGATATAGATATAGAGGGATTTTATATTAATAGAGAAAAAACTATTTTTAAAGGATATAATAATATTAGACTAGAAACAGAAGTATTAAGCATTATTAAAGACAATAAAGAAATTAAAAAACTTGAAAAAGGACAAGAAGGTATTTTAATTTTAAAAGAAACGCCTTTTTACCCTGAAAGTGGAGGCCAAGTTGGAGACAAAGGTAAATTATTAAATAATAATTTTAAATGTGAGGTTTTTGACACTAAGAAAGGTAGCAAAGGTGTTATTCTTCACAAAGTTATCGTAATAGATGGAGAAGTTTTTGAAGGAGATAAAGTGGAAGCTATTGTAGATGAGAAAGAGAGACTAGATGCAGCAAGAAATCACTCTGCTACACATCTTTTACACAGGGCACTAAAAGATATTGTTGGTGAGCATGTAAATCAAGCTGGTTCTTTAGTACATCCTGATAGACTAAGATTTGACTTTACACATTTTGAAGGATTAAATAAAAATACACTTGTAGAAATAGAAAAATTAGTTAATGAGAAGATTCTACAATCGTTAAATGTAGAAACTTTTGAGGTTTCTTTAGATGAGGCTGTTAAAATGGGGGCAGTAGCTTTGTTTGATGAAAAATATGGTGAAAAAGTTAGAGTTGTGAAAATGGGTGATTATTCTCTGGAATTATGTGGTGGTACTCATGTTAATAATACAAGTCAAATTGGTATGTTCAAAATTGTAAGTGAAAGTGGAGTAGCATCAGGTATAAGAAGAATAGAAGCAATAACAGGCATGAAAGTTTTTGAATATCTAAATGACATGGAAAAGAAAATGAATTCATTAATAGAGGTACTTAAAACAAATAAAAAAGAAGTTATAGAAAAAGCAAAAGATTTAATTGAAGAAAATAAATTATTGGAAAAAGAAATTAATAATCTTAAATCAAAAATAGCAAGTTCAAAAGTAGATGATATTATTAATGAAAAAATTGAAGTTAATGGAATAAGTCTGATAGTTAAAAGAATAGATGATATGGGTATGAATGAACTAAGACAATTAGGTGATAGAATTAAAGATAAGATGAACTCTGTTTTAGTTATTTTAGGTTCAGTTAAAGATGGCAAAATTTCGTTTGTTGCAATGGCTACAAAAGATTTAGTTTCAAAAGGAATACATGCAGGAAATATAATTAGAGAAGTTGCTAAAGAAACTGGTGGCGGAGGTGGCGGCAGACCAGATATGGCCCAAGCAGGTGGAAAAGATGTATCTAAAATAGATATTGCTTTATCAAAAGTAGTAGATATAGTAAAAGAACAATTATAA
- a CDS encoding IreB family regulatory phosphoprotein, with product MINHTVKFNVEKDNITEARKIIESVYNALKEKGYNPINQMVGYILSGDPTYITSHKNARTLIRKLERDELLEELLRNYLEK from the coding sequence ATAATAAATCACACTGTAAAGTTTAATGTAGAAAAGGATAATATTACTGAAGCTAGAAAGATAATTGAAAGTGTATACAATGCCTTGAAAGAGAAAGGATATAATCCGATAAATCAAATGGTAGGTTATATACTTTCTGGTGATCCTACTTATATTACAAGTCATAAAAATGCAAGAACTTTAATTAGAAAGTTAGAAAGAGATGAATTATTAGAAGAATTATTAAGAAACTATTTAGAAAAGTAA
- a CDS encoding lysine exporter LysO family protein, whose amino-acid sequence MSYSIIVVIALGVALGRFGLPSSFFSYTGWVIDLGLCLLLFLVGIEIGFNKESLTRVKKIGFKLILIPIMIILGSILGSILGGIVIGMEYNEAGAVGAGLGWYSLSSVLLSSYSTELAALAFMSNVIREIIAFISIPLIVKYIGDLESIAPAGATAMDTSLPIITKATNASISIIAFVTGVILSSAVPVLVPILINL is encoded by the coding sequence GTGAGTTATAGTATAATAGTAGTAATAGCATTGGGGGTTGCTTTAGGACGTTTTGGGTTACCAAGCAGTTTTTTTAGTTACACAGGTTGGGTAATAGATTTAGGTTTATGTTTATTACTGTTTTTAGTAGGTATAGAAATTGGCTTTAATAAAGAATCGTTAACAAGAGTAAAAAAAATTGGATTTAAGTTGATTTTAATTCCTATTATGATTATTCTAGGAAGTATATTAGGAAGTATTTTAGGAGGTATAGTAATTGGGATGGAATATAATGAAGCTGGGGCAGTAGGTGCAGGATTAGGATGGTATAGTTTATCATCTGTATTGCTGTCTAGTTATTCGACTGAACTTGCAGCATTAGCATTTATGTCTAATGTGATAAGAGAAATTATAGCATTTATATCAATACCTCTCATTGTAAAATATATTGGTGATTTAGAAAGTATTGCCCCTGCAGGTGCTACTGCTATGGATACATCACTACCAATAATTACAAAAGCAACTAATGCAAGTATTTCAATAATTGCATTTGTTACAGGAGTGATTTTGTCTTCAGCGGTACCAGTTTTAGTTCCGATATTAATAAATTTGTAA
- a CDS encoding ribonuclease J gives MSKRTLNKLKIIPLGGLFEIGKNITVIEYNDDIIVIDCGLIFPEDEMLGIDVVIPDITYLLKNREKIRGIVLTHGHEDHIGALPYILKKINVPIYGTKLTLGLVDYKLREHNIKNVKLNVVRPGKSVKLGCFNIEFIRNNHSIPDSVSLAIHTPVGIVVHTGDFKIDYTPINGEVIDLHKFAELGQKGVLVLMAESTNVERPGYTMSEKTVGDTFKDIFMKAKQRIIVATFASNIHRIQQIINAAIMFNRKVAVSGRSMVNVVRVAKDLGYLDLPDGVLIDINEIDKYPDNEIVVITTGSQGEPMSALSRIASSEHKKMELMPGDLVIISATPIPGNEKMVAKVINQLFKKGADVIYETLADVHVSGHACQEELKLIHTLLKPKFFIPVHGEYRHLKQHAQLAEEIGMSRENIFIAENGSVIEFTKDKGKFGQQVTAGNILVDGLGIGDVGNIVLRDRKHLSEDGLIVVVVTISKENGKVIAGPDIVSRGFVYVRESEDLMEEAKERIRAVLAECEKNHITDWATLKANIKDELRNFLYSKIKRNPMILPIIMEV, from the coding sequence GTGTCGAAAAGGACATTAAACAAGTTGAAAATTATTCCATTGGGCGGGCTATTTGAAATAGGCAAGAATATAACAGTAATAGAGTATAATGATGATATTATAGTTATTGATTGTGGACTAATATTTCCAGAAGATGAAATGTTAGGAATAGACGTAGTAATACCAGATATAACTTATCTCTTGAAGAATAGAGAGAAAATTAGAGGTATAGTTTTAACACATGGTCATGAGGATCATATAGGAGCTTTACCTTATATATTGAAAAAGATTAACGTTCCTATTTACGGTACGAAATTAACTTTAGGTCTTGTAGATTATAAGTTAAGAGAGCATAATATAAAAAACGTGAAATTAAATGTTGTAAGACCAGGTAAATCAGTAAAACTAGGATGTTTTAATATAGAATTTATAAGAAATAATCATAGTATTCCAGATTCAGTTTCTTTAGCAATACATACTCCTGTTGGGATTGTTGTACATACTGGAGATTTTAAAATAGACTATACACCAATAAATGGAGAAGTTATTGATTTGCATAAATTTGCAGAGTTAGGTCAAAAAGGTGTATTGGTTTTAATGGCTGAGAGTACAAATGTAGAAAGACCGGGTTATACAATGTCAGAAAAAACTGTTGGTGATACTTTTAAAGATATTTTTATGAAAGCAAAACAGAGAATAATTGTAGCTACTTTTGCATCAAACATACACAGAATACAGCAAATTATTAATGCAGCAATTATGTTTAATAGAAAAGTAGCTGTATCTGGTCGGAGCATGGTTAATGTAGTTAGAGTTGCAAAAGACCTAGGATATTTAGATTTACCAGATGGTGTATTAATAGATATTAATGAAATAGATAAGTATCCAGATAATGAGATAGTAGTTATAACAACAGGCAGCCAAGGGGAGCCTATGTCAGCTTTATCAAGGATAGCATCTTCTGAACATAAAAAAATGGAACTAATGCCTGGAGATTTAGTGATTATTTCTGCAACACCAATACCTGGTAATGAGAAAATGGTAGCAAAAGTAATAAATCAGCTTTTTAAAAAAGGTGCTGATGTTATTTATGAAACACTAGCTGATGTTCATGTATCAGGACATGCTTGTCAAGAAGAGTTGAAATTAATACATACTTTATTAAAACCAAAGTTCTTTATTCCAGTACATGGTGAATATAGACATCTTAAGCAGCATGCTCAATTAGCTGAAGAAATAGGAATGTCAAGAGAAAACATTTTTATTGCAGAAAATGGTTCAGTAATTGAATTTACAAAAGATAAAGGGAAATTTGGGCAGCAAGTAACTGCAGGGAATATTTTAGTAGATGGTCTTGGAATAGGTGATGTTGGTAATATTGTACTTAGAGACAGAAAACATCTGTCTGAAGATGGATTAATCGTAGTAGTAGTAACGATTAGTAAAGAAAATGGTAAGGTAATAGCAGGCCCAGATATAGTTTCAAGAGGTTTTGTTTATGTAAGAGAATCTGAAGATTTGATGGAAGAGGCTAAAGAGAGAATTAGAGCTGTCCTAGCTGAATGTGAAAAAAATCATATTACTGATTGGGCTACTTTAAAAGCTAATATTAAAGATGAGTTAAGAAACTTTTTATACAGTAAAATAAAACGAAATCCTATGATTTTACCTATCATAATGGAAGTTTAA
- a CDS encoding DUF1292 domain-containing protein: MKDKQETIILIDEEGNEVEFEVIATFDIEDREYAVLLPINEEEEEAYILRIESDEDGNMILVNIEDKAEFDDAAAVYEAIIDEII; the protein is encoded by the coding sequence ATGAAAGATAAACAAGAGACAATAATACTTATTGATGAAGAAGGTAACGAAGTAGAATTTGAGGTAATTGCTACATTTGATATTGAAGATAGGGAATATGCAGTTTTGCTTCCTATTAATGAAGAAGAGGAAGAAGCTTATATATTAAGAATTGAATCTGATGAAGATGGCAATATGATTTTAGTAAATATAGAAGACAAAGCAGAGTTTGATGATGCTGCAGCTGTATATGAAGCTATTATAGATGAGATAATTTAA
- the ruvX gene encoding Holliday junction resolvase RuvX, producing the protein MRRILGLDVGDKTIGVAVSDPLCLTAQGVKTIRRKSIKSDLNELEELINHYKISDIVIGLPKNMNNSLGPQGEKVIKFAEKIKERFKVNILFEDERLTTIIAEKTLINADVSRKKRKNVIDKLAAVFILQSYLDKIKN; encoded by the coding sequence ATGAGAAGGATATTAGGGCTTGATGTTGGTGATAAAACTATTGGAGTAGCGGTTAGCGATCCATTATGTTTAACTGCTCAAGGTGTAAAAACAATTAGAAGAAAAAGCATTAAGAGTGATTTGAATGAATTAGAGGAGCTTATCAATCATTATAAGATTAGCGATATCGTAATTGGATTACCGAAAAACATGAATAATTCGTTGGGACCACAGGGTGAAAAAGTTATTAAATTTGCAGAAAAAATAAAAGAAAGATTTAAAGTTAATATTTTATTTGAAGATGAAAGATTAACAACTATAATTGCTGAAAAAACACTAATTAATGCAGATGTAAGTAGAAAAAAAAGAAAAAATGTTATAGATAAATTGGCTGCTGTTTTTATTCTACAATCTTATTTAGATAAAATAAAAAATTAG
- a CDS encoding LysO family transporter, with the protein MLSRFILYLVLLFIGFIIGARGIISSKNKVFIQKLQYLSLFLLLLFMGIRIGMDEKVLNNLFSLGIKAFILSLLSVIFSIIFVKLVKRFIYNSISKGESESEL; encoded by the coding sequence TTGCTTAGTAGATTTATTTTATATTTAGTTTTACTTTTTATTGGTTTCATTATAGGTGCTAGAGGAATTATTAGTAGTAAAAATAAAGTATTCATACAAAAATTACAGTATTTAAGTTTGTTTTTATTATTGTTATTTATGGGAATAAGAATTGGAATGGATGAAAAAGTTTTAAATAATTTATTTAGCTTAGGTATTAAAGCTTTTATTCTGTCATTACTATCTGTTATATTTAGTATTATATTTGTGAAGCTGGTTAAGAGGTTTATTTATAATTCTATTTCCAAAGGGGAATCAGAAAGTGAGTTATAG
- the mltG gene encoding endolytic transglycosylase MltG: MAKALIKSRNKGIKLGLTFLILAIIIIATVGFIYVKEQMKPVDSEGVSYDITIKIPSGSTTAKIADILEENSLIKNKYIFKIIVRMKEVDGKLKAGEYSLNKKMDLYQIIDALVKGNPKKTVKFTIPEGYELSMIAEKLSKQNLVNKERFLELCNNVSLFKKKFDFLKELPEGSTLEGYLFPDTYEVYKDAKEEEIINKMLARFEQVYNDKIKYKAKKLNLTMNEVITLASIIEREAKLDSERPLISAVFHNRLKKGWLLQSCATVQYVLGERKENLTYDDLKIDSKYNTYLYKGLPPGPIASPGLKSIEAAVEPANVDYMFFVVNKDGSHTFSRSFNEHVNAKNKNK, encoded by the coding sequence ATGGCTAAAGCCCTAATTAAAAGTAGAAATAAAGGGATTAAATTAGGTTTAACATTTTTAATTTTAGCTATTATTATAATTGCAACTGTAGGTTTTATTTATGTAAAAGAGCAAATGAAACCTGTAGATAGTGAAGGTGTTTCTTATGATATTACTATAAAAATTCCTTCAGGTAGTACTACTGCAAAAATTGCAGATATACTAGAAGAAAATTCATTAATTAAAAATAAATACATTTTTAAAATTATTGTTAGAATGAAAGAAGTTGATGGAAAATTAAAAGCAGGTGAATATTCACTAAATAAAAAGATGGATTTGTATCAGATTATAGATGCTTTAGTTAAAGGCAACCCTAAAAAGACTGTGAAATTTACAATACCAGAAGGTTATGAATTATCAATGATTGCAGAAAAGCTTAGTAAACAGAATTTAGTTAATAAAGAAAGATTTTTAGAGCTTTGTAATAATGTATCATTATTTAAAAAGAAATTTGACTTTCTTAAAGAACTTCCAGAAGGGTCAACTTTAGAAGGTTATCTATTTCCTGATACATATGAAGTTTACAAAGATGCAAAAGAAGAAGAGATTATTAACAAAATGTTAGCTAGATTTGAACAAGTTTATAATGATAAAATAAAGTATAAAGCTAAAAAACTGAATTTAACGATGAATGAAGTAATTACTCTAGCATCGATTATAGAAAGAGAAGCTAAACTAGATAGCGAAAGACCTTTAATATCAGCTGTATTTCACAACAGATTAAAAAAAGGTTGGTTATTACAATCGTGTGCTACAGTTCAATATGTATTAGGAGAAAGAAAGGAAAACTTAACTTACGATGATTTAAAGATTGATTCTAAATATAATACTTATTTGTACAAAGGTCTTCCACCAGGGCCTATTGCATCCCCTGGTTTAAAATCAATAGAAGCAGCTGTAGAACCGGCTAATGTTGATTACATGTTTTTTGTAGTTAATAAAGATGGAAGTCATACTTTTTCTAGAAGTTTTAATGAGCATGTAAATGCTAAAAATAAAAACAAGTAA
- a CDS encoding Fur family transcriptional regulator — MVYLIESLREQLKEKGYKLTTQRRIILDVILENQGKHLSPEEIYEKVRGKFPEIGLATVYRTLQLFEELNIIYKLNFNDGCSRYELNTNSGDHQHHHLICLSCGKVIEVQLDLLETLEEEIEKSGEFKIVDHNLKFFGYCKDCKK; from the coding sequence ATGGTATATTTGATAGAAAGTTTAAGAGAACAATTAAAGGAAAAGGGCTATAAATTAACAACACAAAGAAGAATCATACTCGATGTGATTTTGGAAAATCAAGGAAAGCATTTAAGCCCAGAAGAAATATATGAAAAAGTTAGAGGAAAATTTCCTGAGATAGGTTTAGCTACTGTCTATAGAACTTTACAACTATTTGAGGAATTAAATATAATTTATAAATTGAATTTTAATGATGGTTGTAGTAGATATGAATTAAATACTAATAGTGGCGATCACCAACATCATCATTTAATCTGTTTAAGTTGTGGCAAAGTTATAGAAGTTCAACTAGATCTTTTAGAAACGTTAGAAGAAGAGATTGAAAAGAGTGGAGAATTTAAAATCGTAGACCATAATTTGAAATTTTTTGGGTACTGTAAAGACTGTAAAAAATAA
- a CDS encoding QueT transporter family protein: MNTRFLTKASVIAALYVILVALEIPFGSLAFGPIQIRIAEALVLLPLVETAAIPGVFVGCFIANLILTFTSGFGLIDIIGGSLVTLIAALLTSKMPNKFLGILPPVILNGLIVSLWVSYFFNVPYWPTVASIALGELIAVGLFGNVVLYVYERTIKKFI, encoded by the coding sequence ATGAATACAAGATTTTTAACTAAAGCAAGTGTGATTGCTGCTTTATATGTTATACTTGTGGCTTTAGAAATACCATTTGGTTCACTTGCTTTTGGGCCTATACAAATAAGAATAGCAGAAGCGTTAGTATTATTACCGTTAGTAGAAACAGCTGCAATACCTGGCGTTTTTGTTGGATGTTTTATTGCAAATCTAATTCTAACTTTCACTTCAGGTTTTGGGTTAATAGATATTATAGGTGGAAGTTTAGTTACGCTAATTGCTGCATTATTAACAAGTAAAATGCCTAATAAATTTCTAGGAATTTTACCTCCTGTTATTTTAAATGGATTAATTGTTTCGTTATGGGTTTCTTATTTCTTTAATGTTCCTTATTGGCCGACAGTTGCATCAATTGCTTTAGGTGAATTAATTGCCGTAGGATTGTTTGGAAATGTTGTCTTGTATGTTTATGAAAGAACAATAAAAAAATTTATATAA
- a CDS encoding aldo/keto reductase, producing the protein MEYRNLGKTNIKVSRICFGSLTIGPLQANLPIKIGANIIKYAYECGINFLDTAELYNNYEYIKEALKTIPREKYIIATKSYSYSRETAERSLYNALNKLETDYIDIFLLHEQESEYTIRGHYEAIEYFLKAKEKGLIRAFGISTHRVKGVLDSLKFDEIEVIHPIINKFGLGIQDGNSEEMIDAIKKAYEKGVGIYGMKPLGGGHLINRVEEAFEYVKNIPHLHSIAIGMQSIDEVDANVHLLQKGNIPKFLKEKLSKKARKLIVQDWCIGCEKCVETCRHGGIKILEGKATAVTSKCIFCGYCAAACPEFCIKVI; encoded by the coding sequence ATGGAATATAGAAATCTTGGCAAAACTAATATTAAGGTATCAAGAATATGCTTTGGCTCTTTAACAATTGGACCACTTCAAGCTAATTTACCTATTAAGATAGGTGCTAATATAATAAAATATGCTTATGAGTGTGGAATTAATTTTCTAGATACAGCTGAATTATATAACAATTACGAATATATTAAGGAAGCACTAAAAACTATACCAAGAGAAAAGTATATTATAGCAACAAAATCTTATTCTTATTCAAGAGAAACTGCAGAGAGAAGCCTTTATAATGCGCTGAATAAATTAGAAACAGATTATATTGATATTTTCCTATTACATGAGCAAGAGAGTGAATATACAATCCGAGGGCATTATGAGGCAATAGAATATTTTTTAAAGGCTAAAGAAAAAGGATTGATAAGAGCCTTTGGAATTTCTACACATAGAGTAAAAGGTGTGTTAGATTCATTGAAATTTGACGAGATAGAAGTTATACATCCTATAATTAATAAATTTGGTTTAGGAATACAAGATGGAAATTCAGAAGAAATGATTGATGCAATAAAGAAAGCGTATGAAAAAGGTGTTGGCATATATGGAATGAAACCTTTAGGTGGTGGGCATTTGATAAATAGAGTAGAGGAAGCTTTTGAATATGTCAAAAATATTCCACATCTTCATTCGATAGCTATAGGAATGCAATCAATTGACGAAGTTGATGCAAATGTTCACTTATTACAAAAAGGGAATATACCAAAGTTTTTAAAGGAGAAATTGAGTAAAAAAGCTAGAAAACTTATAGTTCAGGATTGGTGTATAGGCTGTGAAAAATGCGTTGAAACATGTAGGCATGGTGGAATTAAGATTTTAGAAGGTAAAGCTACTGCAGTTACGAGTAAATGTATTTTTTGTGGATATTGTGCAGCAGCATGTCCAGAGTTTTGTATAAAAGTAATATAA